One Sporosarcina sp. FSL W8-0480 genomic window, TCAATTCTTGGATTAGAACTGTTTTACCTACACCCGCACCACCGAAGAGGCCGATTTTACCACCTTTGATGTATGGTGCAAGTAAGTCAACAACTTTAATACCTGTTTCAAGAATTTCAACTTCAGTTGAAAGGTTTTCGAATTTTGGAGCTTCGCGGTGGATTGGGTCACGTGTCTCGGAAGCAGGGATTTCCTCTCCAAGGTCGATGACTTCTCCAAGTACGTTGAATACGCGTCCAAGTGTTACGTTACCAACTGGAACTGAAATCGGGGAACCTGTATCTTCTACAAGTGCGCCACGTTTCAAGCCGTCAGTTGATGACATCGCAATCGTGCGTACTGAGTCGTCCCCAAGGTGGAGCGCGACTTCAAGAGTCAATGTTTCAGGCGCATTGCCCGGACGTTCAATTTGAACCTTCAATGAGTTGTAGATCGCTGGAAGCTGGCCGTTTTCAAATTTAACGTCAACAACCGGACCCATAACTTGAAGGATATGTCCTTTACTCATGCTTTTCCCTCCTGTCTTACTTTTACCGTTCAAATTGCTTATTCTAAAGCTGCAACTCCGCCGACGATTTCTGTAATCTCTTGCGTAATTGCTGCTTGGCGTGCACGGTTGAATTGAAGACTCAATGAATCGATCAATTCGCCTGCGTTATCTGTTGCAGTCTTCATCGCTGTCATACTGGAAGCATGTTCGCTCGCTTTTCCATCAAGCACTGCACCGTAGATGAGGCTTTCCGCGTATTGCGGTAGAAGTGTTTCAAGAATCACTTCTGCGGAAGGCTCAAATTCATACGAGGTCATTGCCGACGCTGATGAAAGATCGGTGAGCGGAAGCAATTTCTTTTCCGTCACTTCATGGGAGATGGCGGAGATGTAGTGGTTGTAGTACAAGTACACTTCATCGTATACGCCTTCTGTGAACATGCCAACAGCTCGGTTCGCGATTGATTTTATCTCCTCGAAAGAAGGGTGGTCGGAAACTCCGAGTTGGCGTTCGACGATTTCATATCCAAGACGGTTGAAGTATTCGTAGCCTTTACGGCCGATTGCAACGATTTTCACTTCGTCTTTTGATGTGTGACGTTGTTCGATTGCGCGTCTTGCGGCACGGAAGATGTTAGCGTTGTAACCTCCTACGAGTCCGCGGTCGGATGAGACGACGATGTATCCTGTCTTTTTCACGGGACGGTTCACTAGCATCGGGTGGCCGGAGTCGCTTGTTGCGCTCGCGATTGCACCGACGACTTCCTGGATTTTTTCCATGTATGGAAC contains:
- the atpG gene encoding ATP synthase F1 subunit gamma; translated protein: MVSLRDIENRIKSTKKTSQITKAMQMVSASKLNRAEQNAKAFVPYMEKIQEVVGAIASATSDSGHPMLVNRPVKKTGYIVVSSDRGLVGGYNANIFRAARRAIEQRHTSKDEVKIVAIGRKGYEYFNRLGYEIVERQLGVSDHPSFEEIKSIANRAVGMFTEGVYDEVYLYYNHYISAISHEVTEKKLLPLTDLSSASAMTSYEFEPSAEVILETLLPQYAESLIYGAVLDGKASEHASSMTAMKTATDNAGELIDSLSLQFNRARQAAITQEITEIVGGVAALE